The stretch of DNA cagcatgagccactgtgcctggccattgtCAGTTtcgttttaatttgcatttctctcttaTGAGTGAAgctgaacttttttttctctttctgtgagttgtctgatcttgccctttgcccatttctgtTGGATTCCTGGAAATTTTCTTACCAATTTCTActattgttttgaaaatatgttaGGGAGATTAGACCTTTCTTTATTTGCAATATGTCTGATTAGGCATTATCTCATTGTATCCTTATAATAACTCCTCTGTGAGGATGttattaaattttccatttaactgataaagaaattgaggtaaagtaagattaagtaacttgcccatagTCACAAAATAAGTGATGAAAGCATGGTTTGAACTAGGTGTCTCTGAATCTATGCTTGAGCTTTCAACAAAAGTTATGAATTGCCTTCCCAGTGTAGTACAGGAGGGAAAAAAATTTgtcttaaatttccttttatttgcttaaaatttctgtatttgtttgccttgcttttcttttcttccttttcttttttctttctttcctttcctttcttttttttttctttctttctttctttgtaaaaatatttagcacctattatgtaccaggGGCTGGAGAATCAATATTAGTAACCAATAGTATAAGCCCTGAAAAGGCTCATAGTCTAGAAAAGGAAGACAGTCATAAAAAGTTACAATGTTATACAATAAATGTATTAGGGGAGGAGAGTGAGTTTCATGGAAGGCTTTATAAAGGAGGTGACTTTTGAGTTGGGTATGGAGGATGATTTGGAAGTCTAGATGAAATGAGGAATAGCATTCCAGACAGAGGAGACAGCTTGTACAACATTTAGCATTGTCTCTTTCCAGCTTTGTAAGTTATCCTGTAATATCCGAGAATTTAGTGAGTAGTTAGGCCTTCGTGATTTTATAGATTtcaatatcatttatttcttatttatgaaaAATACTAATACTTTTAATGAGCTTCATGTTTTCCTATTAGTATCTCACTCCtactttctcccttctccttgtCTAGTGGGGGCCCCTGAAGCCACTGATGGAAGCCACACTACCGGGGCATCGGACCATGAACCCCTGTCCTGTATGGGAGCAGAAGAGTGGTTGTGTGTTCCTGTTCTTCATCTGTGTGCGGGGCCATGTCACAGAGCGTCAACAGATTGTGTCAGGCAGGAATGCTGCCCGCCTTTGCTTCATCTACAGTCAGGATGCTGGATGTTCATGGAGTGAGGTGAGGGACTTGACTGAGGAGGTCATTGGCTCAGAGCTGAAGCACTGGGCCACATTTGCTGTGGGCCCAGGTCATGGCATCCAGCTGCAGTCAGGGAGACTGGTCATCCCTGCGTATACCTACTACATCCCTTC from Homo sapiens chromosome 11, GRCh38.p14 Primary Assembly encodes:
- the NEU3 gene encoding sialidase-3 isoform c (isoform c is encoded by transcript variant 5), with translation MRPADLPPRPMEESPASSSAPTETEEPGSSAVGAPEATDGSHTTGASDHEPLSCMGAEEWLCVPVLHLCAGPCHRASTDCVRQECCPPLLHLQSGCWMFME